The Alosa sapidissima isolate fAloSap1 chromosome 16, fAloSap1.pri, whole genome shotgun sequence genome has a segment encoding these proteins:
- the LOC121685536 gene encoding multiple inositol polyphosphate phosphatase 1-like, whose product MERAAMIRKVLRVIFSAYLSFSLGLLCVPCCDIPSIATYFGTKGRYEEVNTYLINDKLAVNETLIRGASSTCSAVHLTAVIRHGTRYPTTKNVKKMKDFYNLVQSNASDWSHKLDLSQWKMWYTEDMDGRLVEKGREDHTNLAKRLAKYFPTLITEDNLRNGRVKFITSSKHRCVNSTISFKTGLIEYFGIEGEEFDHEVNDALMRFFAECARFVAEVENNKHALVEVDLFNDRPEMKRTAEKMADRLQVPYSQVTADSVEAALYFCAYEFAIKSINTPWCQLFDEVDAKVMEYATDLKQYWKRSYGHDINSKSSCALFHDLFRRLDQAANDHRSGHVSEAVTIQVGHAETLLPLLTLLGLFKDNEPLTSTNFATQTERVFRSGHIVPYAGNLVVVLYNCADGFRLEARLNEQPLVLPKMNTDLPLFDDVKRNYAELLQGCNPKTECELVNVQPRTMD is encoded by the exons ATGGAGAGAGCAGCGATGATTCGTAAAGTTCTGAGAGTGATTTTCTCAGCATACCTGAGTTttagtttaggcctactttgtgtacCCTGCTGTGATATTCCCTCGATAGCCACATATTTTGGCACGAAAGGTCGCTACGAAGAAGTCAATACATACTTGATCAATGACAAACTCGCAGTAAATGAAACGTTAATTCGTGGGGCCTCTTCAACGTGTAGTGCAGTTCATCTAACAGCTGTTATACGTCACGGTACTCGGTACCCCACCACCAAAAATGTCAAGAAGATGAAGGACTTCTACAATCTAGTTCAATCCAATGCTTCAGATTGGAGTCATAAACTGGACCTATCTCAATGGAAGATGTGGTATACAGAGGACATGGACGGTCGTCTTGTTGAAAAAGGACGGGAGGACCATACAAACTTAGCAAAACGACTTGCAAAATATTTCCCAACTTTGATAACGGAAGATAATCTAAGAAATGGGAGAGTGAAATTCATCACAAGCTCCAAGCATAGATGTGTCAACAGCACCATCTCTTTCAAGACAGGCCTGATTGAATATTTTGGTATTGAAG GTGAGGAGTTTGACCATGAGGTGAATGACGCACTCATGCGGTTCTTCGCCGAGTGCGCCAGGTTTGTTGCAGAGGTGGAGAACAACAAGCATGCCCTGGTGGAAGTGGATCTGTTTAATGACAGGCCAGAAATGAAGAGGACAGCTGAGAAGATGGCAGATCGGCTGCAAGTTCCCTACAGCCAAGTTACAGCAG ATTCGGTGGAAGCTGCATTGTACTTCTGTGCTTATGAGTTTGCCATAAAATCTATCAACACTCCTTGGTGTCAACTGTTTGATGAGGTGGATGCAAAG GTGATGGAGTATGCAACTGACTTGAAGCAGTATTGGAAGAGGAGCTACGGCCATGATATCAACAGCAAGTCCAGCTGTGCTCTCTTTCATGACCTGTTCAGGCGTCTTGACCAAGCTGCCAATGACCACAG GTCTGGTCATGTGTCGGAGGCTGTGACAATCCAGGTTGGGCATGCCGAGACGTTGCTCCCTCTGCTCACCCTTTTGGGGCTGTTCAAAGACAATGAACCCTTGACCTCCACTAACTTTGCTACCCAAACCGAGAGAGTCTTCCGCTCAGGGCATATAGTGCCCTATGCTGGCAACCTAGTCGTGGTCCTGTATAATTGTGCTGATGGATTTAGGCTTGAGGCTCGGCTAAATGAGCAGCCCTTGGTGCTTCCCAAAATGAACACTGATTTGCCACTGTTTGATGACGTCAAGCGTAACTATGCTGAGCTTCTACAGGGATGTAACCCAAAAACTGAGTGTGAACTGGTGAATGTTCAGCCACGTACAATGGATTGA
- the LOC121685618 gene encoding bifunctional 3'-phosphoadenosine 5'-phosphosulfate synthase 2-like encodes MSGNKKQRTDLQRSTNVVYQAHHVSRIKRGQVVGTRGGFRGCTVWLTGLSGAGKTTVGFALEEYLVSHRIPCYSLDGDNIRHGMNKNLGFSAEDREENIRRIAEVAKLFADAGLVCITSFISPFTKDRAEARSIHEKAGLPFFEVFVNASLEVCESRDVKGLYKKARAGEIKGFTGIDSDYESPDAPELVLKTGELTVNECIQEVVDLLKAQSIVPSGVVEEVIELFVPESMLELAKADANILPTITINKLDLQWVQVLSEGWASPLKGFMREREYLQVLHFNNLLDGGAINLSIPIVLPVSTETKEQLNGSAAVALEFQGVRVAILRNPEFYHHRKEERCARQWGTTCPKHPYIKMVLESGDWLVGGDLEVLKRIRWEDGLDQYRLTPKELKQRFKEMKADAVFAFQLRNPVHNGHALLMQDTRRRLEERGYQRPVLLLHPLGGWTKDDDVPLPWRMKQHAAVLEEGVLDPSSTIVAIFPSPMMYAGPTEVQWHCRSRMVTGANFYIVGRDPAGMPHPESGQDLYEPTHGGKVLSMAPGLTSVEIIPFRVAAYNKTKKAMDFYDKERHTEFDFISGTQMRKLARSRENPPVGFMAPRAWKVLTEYYQSLQKDQ; translated from the exons ATGTCCGGAAATAAAAAGCAGCGGACG GATCTACAAAGGTCCACAAATGTGGTGTACCAGGCCCACCATGTAAGCCGCATCAAAAGAGGTCAGGTTGTGGGAACCAGAGGTGGATTCAGAGGCTGCACTGTGTGGCTGACAG GTCTGTCTGGTGCCGGTAAAACCACTGTTGGCTTTGCACTGGAGGAGTATTTGGTGTCCCACCGTATTCCGTGTTACTCTCTCGATGGAGACAACATTCGCCATGGGATGAACAAGAACTTGGGCTTCAGCGCTGAGGACCGCGAGGAGAACATTCGACGCATTGCTGAGGTGGCCAAACTGTTTGCTGACGCAGGACTGGTTTGCATCACCAGCTTCATCTCACCATTTACTAAG GACCGTGCTGAGGCACGTAGCATTCATGAGAAAGCAGGCCTTCCTTTCTTTGAGGTGTTTGTCAATGCATCTCTGGAGGTGTGTGAAAGTCGCGATGTCAAAGGTCTCTACAAAAAGGCACGTGCTGGAGAGATTAAAG GTTTTACTGGCATTGATTCTGACTATGAAAGCCCAGATGCACCTGAGTTGGTTCTAAAGACAGGAGAGCTTACAGTGAATGAGTGCATACAAGAGGTGGTGGACCTCTTGAAAGCACAG AGTATCGTTCCCAGTGGGGTTGTAGAAGAGGTAATTGAACTCTTTGTGCCAGAGAGCATGTTGGAGCTGGCCAAGGCTGATGCTAACATACTGCCCACAATCACCATCAACAAG CTCGACCTCCAGTGGGTGCAGGTGCTCTCAGAGGGTTGGGCGAGCCCCCTGAAGggcttcatgagagagagagaatatctaCAGGTTCTCCACTTCAATAACCTGCTAGATG GTGGGGCAATCAACTTATCCATTCCCATTGTCCTGCCTGTATCCACGGAGACAAAAGAGCAGTTGAATGGATCTGCTGCCGTGGCTTTGGAGTTCCAGGGTGTCAGGGTGGCGATCCTGCGGAACCCAGAGTTCTACCATCACCGCAAGGAGGAACGTTGTGCAAGACAGTGGGGAACAACCTGTCCCAAACACCCTTACATAAAG ATGGTGCTGGAGAGTGGTGATTGGCTAGTCGGTGGTGACCTTGAAGTGCTGAAGAGAATTAGATGGGAAGATGGTCTGGATCAATATAGACTCACTCCTAAGGAACTGAAGCAGAGGTTCAAAGAGATGAAAGCAG ACGCTGTCTTTGCCTTCCAACTGCGGAACCCTGTGCACAATGGCCACGCCCTGCTTATGCAGGACACCAGGCGGCGGCTGGAGGAACGCGGATACCAGCGGCCCGTGCTGCTCCTCCATCCGCTGGGGGGCTGGACCAAAGACGATGACGTGCCACTACCCTGGCGCATGAAGCAGCACGCGGCCGTGTTGGAGGAGGGCGTACTTGACCCCTCTTCGACCATCGTTGCCATCTTCCCCTCCCCTATGATGTACGCTGGCCCCACTGAG GTGCAGTGGCACTGTCGTTCAAGAATGGTGACTGGAGCCAATTTCTACATTGTGGGGAGAGACCCAGCAGGGATGCCCCATCCCGAGTCAGGGCAGGACCTGTACGAGCCCACCCACGGGGGGAAGGTCCTCTCCATGGCCCCTGGGCTCACGTCTGTGGAAATCATCCCATTTAGAGTGGCAGCTTATAACAAGACCAAAAAAGCCATGGATTTCTATGACAAAGAGAG ACATACTGAATTTGACTTCATCTCTGGAACACAGATGAGGAAATTGGCTCGGAGCAGAGAGAATCCCCCTGTTGGCTTCATGGCTCCCAGAGCTTGGAAGGTCTTGACTGAGTACTACCAATCCTTGCAGAAAGACCAGTAG